A portion of the Leptidea sinapis chromosome 13, ilLepSina1.1, whole genome shotgun sequence genome contains these proteins:
- the LOC126967560 gene encoding kelch domain-containing protein 10 homolog → MSSGREYIFEPFKVNEVKCRGPECPRPRSGHRIACDDTNIYCFGGYNPSLPPSQLQRHNPTWTPARPLFRELWSFNLASKRWKHHKVTENMPEELASIAMCMNGRYLMIFGGTGSPFGLKCSNDVIVWRTSSDDAKLEVLQVSGTRPLGHYGQSILCHNGCLYTIGGTNGFAYNCDIYKLDLKTMVWEAVYVATGQEAEPPGRYRHEVIRVKNKLYIISGGTGELAFDLIEIPMYDLETNTWSLLTSKPDDTMKDIVTPLPRKCHGAVQIDTDSGVQVFVVGGTDGYAVFEDVWRLNVSDLQWHLMQKTVLPHPLYFHSATVTSSGCMYVFGGIEPKEDATCRNNKLYKVWLCVPKLSEICWEALLDCYPNLDQVSSGSLLDVGIPRHFINRLHPKY, encoded by the exons ATGTCATCTGGAAGGGAATATATTTTTGAACCATTTAAGGTTAATGAAGTAAAATGCCGAGGACCTGAATGTCCTCGTCCACGAAGTGGCCATAGAATTGCTTGTGATGACACAAATATTTATTGCTTCGGAGGATACAATCCTTCATTACCTCCCAGCCAACTACAAAGACATAATCCCACATGGACTCCAGCTAGACCTCTTTTTAGAGAACTATGGAGTTTTAATCTAGCGAGTAAAAGATGGAAACATCATAAAGTAACAGAGAATATGCCAGAAGAACTGGCATCAATTGCTATGTGTATGAATGGGAGATATTTAATG atatttgGTGGTACAGGTTCTCCATTCGGACTTAAGTGTAGTAATGATGTGATTGTTTGGAGGACATCAAGTGATGATGCCAAGCTGGAGGTACTTCAAGTTAGTGGGACCAGGCCTCTGGGACATTATGGTCAATCAATATTGTGTCATAATGGCTGCTTGTACACAATTGGTGGGACTAATGGCTTTGCTTACAACTGTgatatatataa GTTAGATTTGAAGACAATGGTTTGGGAAGCAGTATATGTTGCTACAGGTCAAGAAGCAGAGCCTCCAGGTAGATATCGACATGAAGTAATTAGAgtgaaaaataaactttatataataagtGGCGGAACTGGTGAATTGGCTTTTGATCTCATTGAAATACCCATGTATGACCTAGAAACAAATACTTGGTCTTTATTGACTTCAAAACCAGATGATACAATGAAGGATATAGTTACTCCATTGCCAAGAAAGTGTCATGGTGCTGTGCAAATTGATACAGATAGTGGTGTGCAAGTTTTTGTTGTTGGTGGTACGGACGGATATGCCGTTTTTGAAGATGTTTGGAGATTGAATGTTAGTGATCTCCAGTGGCATTTAATGCAAAAAACTGTACTGCCACATCCATTATACTTTCATTCTGCAACGGTAACTTCAAGtggatgtatgtatgtgtttggTGGGATTGAACCTAAAGAAGATGCTACATGTAGGAACAATAAGTTATATAAGGTTTGGCTATGTGTACCTAAGTTAAGCGAGATTTGTTGGGAAGCCTTGCTTGATTGTTATCCTAATTTAGATCAAGTTAGCAGTGGAAGTTTATTGGATGTGGGAATTCCAAGGCATTTCATAAATAGGTTACATCCAAAATATTGA